The region CTACAAAAATACTTCCCTCCATTGCATAGTTGACTTCACCGTCTATCCTCCAGGCTATTGTGTTTAACAGCCTTCCGGAGCCAGGCAGATCCTTGCCGGTCGATGTCATCAAAAAGAGACCGGTCCCATAGGTGTTTTTTACCACCTTCTCTTCCCAGCCTCCCTGGGCAAAAAGGGAGGCCTGCTGATCCCCTAATATGCCGGTTATCGGGATCTCTTTGCCTGTAATTGTCCTGTCCGTATTTCCAAAATGCCCTCCGCTCTCCTTGACCTCAGGGAATATACTTCCCGGCAAGCTGAATATTCCGAGTAATTCGTCGTCATAACCCAGTGTGCGTATATTGTAGCAGAGTGTGCGGGAGGCATTACCCGGCTCGGTTGCATGAATTTTTCTACCCGTCAAGTTCCACAGAATCCAGCTGTCAACTGTCCCAAAAAGTATATTTCCTTCTTCGATCTGCTCTTTAACCCCTCCGATATTTTCAATAATCCATTTAATCTTTGTTGCTGAGAAGTACGGGTCAAGGGGAAGTCCTGTCTTTTCCCTTATAATGTGTGAATGTTCAGCTAATTGGTCGCATATCTCTTTTGTCCTCCTGCACTGCCAGACAATTGCATTATAGACGGGCTTTCCGGTTTTCCTGTCCCACAAGATGGTTGTCTCTCTCTGGTTGGTTATCCCTATGGAGACCACACTGTCAATCCCTACCGACGATATAACGTCTTTCAGGGCCTTTTTTGTGGTGTTCAATATATCAAACGGATTATGCTCCACCCATCCCGGTTGCGGGAATATCTGGGGAAATTCGTAATAGGATTTTGCAACAATTGCTCCATCTTCAGAGAATGCGATAACCCTGTTTCCTGTGGTTCCAAGATCAATTGCCAAAACAACCTTCATCTTTCCTCCCGTATATTACCTCGGCATTAAATACGTAATCCCTTATATAACGATGGAGCAAATCCAGCACAACAAACCGCTATCCGGATACAGCAGTAAAAAACCTCAATTAAAGGAAGGAAGCGACATGACAGAGTCTGAACGGTTTTCAGGTTTATCCGCATTTATTGCAGGATAAAACTGCCTCGGAGCCCCGAAGTATTTCGGGACGAGAATGAGTGAAGACTCTGTCATGTTGCTTCCAATAACCATCTATCCAGATTTCCGGGTTGTTGTTGTCGTATTATCTTCATCTACCGGTTCTTCCTCAAAGAAATCTTTTATGAATAAGTAAATAAACTTTTCAACTTCATATCTCCCGTTAATCACATCCCACAGACTCCTGGACAGCGGAGTGGAGACATGAAACTTCTCGGCAATATACAGGATGCTTTGCAGGGCATTATATCCCTCGGGCAGGATGCCCATCTGATTCTTTATTTCCTCGAGACTTAATCCCCTGGCCAGCAACTCGCCCATTCTTCTGTTATGACTGTGTTCGCTTAAAGAGGTTGCAAGCAGATCCCCCATCCCTGAAAGATAGAAGAATGTCTCCTTTCTTGCCCCGAGACGTCTTCCTGTTTTTGCCATTTCCTCTAATGCAATCGTCAGGTATGCTGACCTGAAGTTAACGCTGCGTATATTCTTTCCGTCAAACATCCCCAGACCAATGGCATAAATGTTTTTTAAAATTCCTCCCAGCTCCACGCCGATTCCGTCATCGGAGAACCGCGTTCTGAAGTATTTATTGTCCAGAATACGCGAGACAATGGATAAGTCTTCCCTGCTCTTCCCTGCAAGTACAACTACTGTCGGCATCTTTCTTGAAAATTCATTGGCAATCGATGGGCCGGAGAGCATCATTATTCTATTGGCGGGGAATAACGAGGCAATAGTCTGAAATGATGTAAGGCCTGTATGCCTGTCAAGCCCTTTGGCCAGATTTACCAGTATGGTTTTTTCAGTAACCTTGTCTTTAACGGAAGTAAGGGTCTTTTTTATGAAGACAGACGGAATGGCAATAAAGACAACTTCACATTCCTCAAATACATTATTCAATTCTCCTGTTGCCGTAAGATTGGGGTTGAGTTCTACCCCTGGCAGGAATTTGGAATTCAGATGTTTGCGGTTTATTTCATCTACAACGCCCCCGTCATGTTCCCACCCGGTTACTTTATGTCCATTAGAGGCAATAAGGTCTGCCATTGCAGTCCCCATATTCCCTAATCCTACAAAGCCTGTTTTCACAATCCTGCCTCCCTGACGAATTATAGTTCATCTTGCCGATTCTCTGCTCAGGCAAGGTTTATATTAAACGATCCTTTCCTTTCTCAGGAATTTATAGACCCCCACCTTCACAAAGTCATTAAAAATAAACCATACAATGGCATAAATCCAGATATATATGGCGTATTTCCAGCCAATGGGTGTGATGAACCATCCGTAAGCGGCAAAGATTGTACCTATAACCTTTGTGGAAAAGCTTGCCCAGAGCAAAAGGGCGGATGGATACGGTTTCTGCCAGAAAAAGCCCCCGGGAGTCCTTGTAAGAAATATAGTCAGGTGTCCGGCAACAAGGAGTTTCAGGAATATCAGCGACTGTATAAGCTCACGGGAGAAGTGGAGGTATTTTTCAAGAATAAAGAATAGCAGGAAAGACGACAGGACACCTGCTATCCCGAGGACAGTAGAGACTGTGAGTATTTCCTGCAGATTCCATTTTGTGGGTTTTTTTTGCACACTTGCATTGTCATAGGCAAGTGTCAGTATCGGTATGTCGTTCAGCAGGGCAAGGAGGATAATCATTATTGCGGTCACCGGATAAAAGTTAAACATCAGAATGGCCAGTGACATGAAGAGGATTACCCTTATGGTTTCAGCAATCCTGTATATTGTATAACTCTTCATCCTTCCAAAGATAACCCTGGAAAGCTCTATACCGTGCTCTATAACTGACAGGCCCGGTGCGGTCAGGATAACATCTGCGGCAGCCCTTGCCGCATCCGTGGCCCCTGAAACTGCAATGCCGCAGTCAGCCTTTTTAAGGGCAGGCGCATCATTTACCCCGTCTCCTGTCATTGCAACCATATGTCCGCCCTTCTGCAGCTTTTCCACGATTATGTATTTGTCTTCAGGATACACCTCTGCAAAACCATGTGAGTGCTCTATTAAATCAATAATTTCCGACTCATGCTTTTTGATATACCCTTCCGGGATCTCTATATTCTTGAATTCTTTTTCAAGTTCCTGAATAACAGCCTTTGCAAACTTTTCGGCCTCGGTTTCCGTCATGTCAGGCTGAAGTTTTTTGTAAATCGCCCTCGCGAGCACCTCTCCTAAAAGGACCGTCTCCCTGTAACTTGCACTTCTCAATGCCACGGCACTGCATATCCTGTCTCCAATCCCGAGAAGCCTTGCTATCTGCCTGGCTATGGCGATGTTGTCTCCAGTGATCATCTTGACATCAACACCAAGCTTTCTCGTACTGTCAATCACTGATTTTGAGTCATCACGCGGTGGGTCAAAGAGGGGTATTATCCCTACAAGTCTGAAATACTTCTCATCTTCCTCTTTTATGGCAACTGCAATCGTCCTGAAACCTTCTTCTGCAAAGTCCTCAACGATCTCTTCCACTTTTTTCCTGTCAACGCCATTACCGCAGAGTTCAAGAATTACCTGAACCGCTCCTTTTACTACAGTAAAGGTCCTGATATCTGACTTTATCGCTGCCTCTGTCCGTTTCCTTACCGGGTCAAAGGGGATAAATTTAATCTGCTGATAGTTTTCGGTTATATCTTTATACCCCATTTTCTGCCCGTAGCTGAAAATTGCCATATCAATGGGATCCTTATTTTCTTCCCTTGACGCAAGCTCGGCATACAGTACCAGATCCCGTTCCGTAAACCCGTCAAAAATTACGGGGTTTTCCACCAGGAGCTCGTTTTTGGTTAGTGTCCCGGTCTTATCCGCACACAGGATATCGACCCCTGAGAGCTCTTCTATGGCAACGAGTCTGCTGACTATTGCCCGTTTTCTGGCAAGGCTTACTGCACCGACTGCCATTGTCACAGACAGCACCGCTGGAAGGGCAACAGGGATTGAGGCAACAGCGAGGACAAGTGCGAACCTCAGGAGTTCAATCAGGGTCTCCCCTCTGTGTATCCCTGCGTACACTATCACTATAGTGAGGAGAAGTGTAATCGCAATGAGGTAATCACCTATGCTTATGACGAGTTTTTGATAATGGCTTTTTTCTTCCCTCTCTGCCTTTGCAACGAGTGCCACGGTTTTACCGAAGTAAGTGTTAAGACCTGTGTTTACAACGAGTGCAAGCATCTCGCCCTGCTTGACTATGGAGTTTGAATAGACGACATCTTCTGCCTTTTTCTCAACAGGCAGGGATTCTCCTGTAAGGGCTGACTGGTCGACCAATAAATAATCGCCTTCCAGGAGTTTTGCATCCGATGGAATGATATCTCCAAGCTTAAGCTTTATGACGTCTCCGGGGACGAGATACTTTGCGTCAGTCTCTTTAAACCTTCCGTCCCTGAGAACTATCGCCTTTTTGGCAAGTTTTTCCTTCAGGGTCTTTAATGCACTTATGGCTTTTGATTCCTGATAGAAGTCCAGTCCGGCATTGACAAAGAGCATGATCATTATTATTACAAAGTCTTCCCACTTCTGAACCAGTGCGGAAAGAATGGCTGCAACCTCTATCATCCACGGAATGGGTCCCCAAAACCTCTTTAAAATCCTCCGGAGAGTGGATTCTTCCTTCTCGGGTATCTCGTTCAGTCCGTATCGGGCAAGTCTCTCCTGGGCCTCCCCTTCCGACAACCCCCTGTTCCTGTCGGTCTGCAGTTCCTTCAGCGTATTTTCGATAGAGAGCTTTTTGTAATCATCTGTGGTTTTTGGCATAACAACCTCCTTATAAGGACGTCGAGGAGCTCCTTTGTCTCCTGACGGTGGATAGGTGTATAAC is a window of Nitrospirota bacterium DNA encoding:
- a CDS encoding plasma-membrane proton-efflux P-type ATPase, whose product is MPKTTDDYKKLSIENTLKELQTDRNRGLSEGEAQERLARYGLNEIPEKEESTLRRILKRFWGPIPWMIEVAAILSALVQKWEDFVIIMIMLFVNAGLDFYQESKAISALKTLKEKLAKKAIVLRDGRFKETDAKYLVPGDVIKLKLGDIIPSDAKLLEGDYLLVDQSALTGESLPVEKKAEDVVYSNSIVKQGEMLALVVNTGLNTYFGKTVALVAKAEREEKSHYQKLVISIGDYLIAITLLLTIVIVYAGIHRGETLIELLRFALVLAVASIPVALPAVLSVTMAVGAVSLARKRAIVSRLVAIEELSGVDILCADKTGTLTKNELLVENPVIFDGFTERDLVLYAELASREENKDPIDMAIFSYGQKMGYKDITENYQQIKFIPFDPVRKRTEAAIKSDIRTFTVVKGAVQVILELCGNGVDRKKVEEIVEDFAEEGFRTIAVAIKEEDEKYFRLVGIIPLFDPPRDDSKSVIDSTRKLGVDVKMITGDNIAIARQIARLLGIGDRICSAVALRSASYRETVLLGEVLARAIYKKLQPDMTETEAEKFAKAVIQELEKEFKNIEIPEGYIKKHESEIIDLIEHSHGFAEVYPEDKYIIVEKLQKGGHMVAMTGDGVNDAPALKKADCGIAVSGATDAARAAADVILTAPGLSVIEHGIELSRVIFGRMKSYTIYRIAETIRVILFMSLAILMFNFYPVTAIMIILLALLNDIPILTLAYDNASVQKKPTKWNLQEILTVSTVLGIAGVLSSFLLFFILEKYLHFSRELIQSLIFLKLLVAGHLTIFLTRTPGGFFWQKPYPSALLLWASFSTKVIGTIFAAYGWFITPIGWKYAIYIWIYAIVWFIFNDFVKVGVYKFLRKERIV
- a CDS encoding NAD(P)H-dependent glycerol-3-phosphate dehydrogenase translates to MKTGFVGLGNMGTAMADLIASNGHKVTGWEHDGGVVDEINRKHLNSKFLPGVELNPNLTATGELNNVFEECEVVFIAIPSVFIKKTLTSVKDKVTEKTILVNLAKGLDRHTGLTSFQTIASLFPANRIMMLSGPSIANEFSRKMPTVVVLAGKSREDLSIVSRILDNKYFRTRFSDDGIGVELGGILKNIYAIGLGMFDGKNIRSVNFRSAYLTIALEEMAKTGRRLGARKETFFYLSGMGDLLATSLSEHSHNRRMGELLARGLSLEEIKNQMGILPEGYNALQSILYIAEKFHVSTPLSRSLWDVINGRYEVEKFIYLFIKDFFEEEPVDEDNTTTTTRKSG
- the glpK gene encoding glycerol kinase GlpK, which produces MKVVLAIDLGTTGNRVIAFSEDGAIVAKSYYEFPQIFPQPGWVEHNPFDILNTTKKALKDVISSVGIDSVVSIGITNQRETTILWDRKTGKPVYNAIVWQCRRTKEICDQLAEHSHIIREKTGLPLDPYFSATKIKWIIENIGGVKEQIEEGNILFGTVDSWILWNLTGRKIHATEPGNASRTLCYNIRTLGYDDELLGIFSLPGSIFPEVKESGGHFGNTDRTITGKEIPITGILGDQQASLFAQGGWEEKVVKNTYGTGLFLMTSTGKDLPGSGRLLNTIAWRIDGEVNYAMEGSIFVGGSCIQWLRDGLKIIKSSADTESMSESLGSNEGVYFVPALTGLGAPYWDPTARGMIIGITRGTGREHFARAALEAIAYQTRDVIEEMERTTGMNFKKVRVDGGATQNNFLMQFQADILNTVIERPRLIETTAFGAAGISGIAAGFWSREEFLNARKVDRIFTPKMDKVKGDIYYSQWKEAVKRAMNWVEG